The window TTTGAAGATAACACCATTGGCATCAACATAGAAGGTTCTAATCGAATTATCTATAAACACAATAATTTTTCAAATAATGGTTGGGCAATTAAAGTAAAAGGAGCCTGTTACACCAATACGTTTACCGAAAATAATTTTTTATACAACTCTTTTGATATTGCGTACAATAGTAATGTAAATGATAATATTTTTGATAAGAATTTTTGGTCTAATTACACCGGTTACGATCTCGATAAAAATGGCGTAGGAGATATTCCTTTTAGACCTGTAAAACTGTTCTCATATATTGTAAACCGCACACCAGAAACTATTATTTTATTGCGTAGTATGTTTATAGATATTATTGATTTTTCTGAAAAAGTATCCCCAGTATTTACACCAGATGATTTATTAGACAACAATCCACTAATTAAAAAATTAACATGGTAACCATTCATAATTTACATAAAAAATTCGGCAAAAACCAGGTCTTAAGTGGTGTGGATTTAAATATCCATGAAGGTGGTATTTTTGCTATTCTAGGACCAAATGGCTCAGGTAAAACCACATTAATTAAATCGGTTTTAGGTATGGTTATTCCTAATAAAGGAGATATAACAGTACTTGGAGAAAACATTAAGAAAAACTCGGATTACAGACATAAAATTGATTATTTACCGCAAATAGCCAACTTTCCTAGTAATTTAAAAGTGAAGGAATTAATTAAAATGATTAAAGATTTACGTAAACCTACAGACGAAGATCAACGTTTAATAGAATTGTTTCGATTAGAACCTTTTTTAGATAAAAAATTAGGAAACCTTTCTGGAGGAACAAAACAAAAAGTGAACCTCGTTTTAACGTTCATGTTTAATAGTCCGTTAATTATTTTAGATGAGCCAACAACCGGTTTAGATCCAATTTCTCTAATCCGTTTAAAAGATTTAATTAAAGCCGAAAAAGCCAAAGGAAAAACAATACTTATTACTTCTCATATCATGAGTTTTGTGGAAGAAATATCCGATGAAATAGTATTTATTCTGGAAGGGAAAATTTACTTTAAAGGACCAATATCCGAATTAAAAACCAAGACCAATCAACCCGATTTCGAACATGCAATTGCGTCTATATTAACAGATAATCATGCTTAAAATATTAAAATATAGTTTTTTCGATTTAATGCGTAGTCGTTGGAGTTACGTCTACTTTGCATTCTATTTATTGCTTGGTGTTGTTCTACTATTTTTAAACAACGACTTATCTAAAGCAGTAATTACTTTAATGAATGTTATTATTGTCTTAGTACCTTTAATAGGAACCATTTTTGGTGTCATGTATTATTATAATTCCCAGGAATTTACAGAGCTCCTTTTAGCACAACCCATAAAAAGATCGTCTATATTTTTAGGACAATATTTGGGTGTAGCATTATCGCTTTCTATGAGTTTAATTCTAGGTTTAGGTATTCCGTTTGTCTTTTATGGTTTGTTTGAAAGTAGTGCTATTTGGGACTTTTCATTGTTACTAATTACAGGAACCTTTTTAACTTTAATCTTTACGGCATTAGCTTTTAATATTGCCCTTTCCAACGAAAATAAAATTAAAGGTTTTGGTTATGCTATCTTACTTTGGTTGTTTCTTGCTGTCATTTATGACGGACTATTTTTAATGACATTAATTATGTTTGAAGATTATCCACTAGACAAATTATCCTTAATTGGAACCATGTTAAATCCAATAGATTTATCCAGAACACTTATATTATTAAAGCTAGATATTTCTGCATTGTTAGGATACACAGGAGCTGTTTTTAAACAATTCTTTGGTACAAGTTTCGGACTTGTTGTATCTTTCTTTATGTTAACCGTTTGGGTTATATTACCCGTTTTAAGAATCGTTTTTAAAGCGAAGAAAAAAGACTTTTAAGTCTATTATTGGCAATTAAATAATATAAATTATGAAGGTGAAAATTGTAATAATACTTCTTTTAGCATTTGTCTTTGGTTGTAATACCGAAAATAAAAAGGGACAAACTAAAACGAAGGAAACCAAAGAAATTTCATTATTAGATACTTTGCAACTAAGATTGAATCATGGTAACAAATGGCTTGCTAACCCAGAAACCCAAGGAGGCGTTGTAAAAATGAATGCTATGATTGAAGCGTTTAAAACCGAAACAAACAAAGATTACAATGCTTTGGGTAAAAAGCTAGCTAAACAAACCAGTTATATTATTAAAAACTGCAGTATGGTTGGTGAACCTCATGATCAATTGCATGTAGTTT is drawn from Lacinutrix sp. WUR7 and contains these coding sequences:
- a CDS encoding ABC transporter permease, translating into MLKILKYSFFDLMRSRWSYVYFAFYLLLGVVLLFLNNDLSKAVITLMNVIIVLVPLIGTIFGVMYYYNSQEFTELLLAQPIKRSSIFLGQYLGVALSLSMSLILGLGIPFVFYGLFESSAIWDFSLLLITGTFLTLIFTALAFNIALSNENKIKGFGYAILLWLFLAVIYDGLFLMTLIMFEDYPLDKLSLIGTMLNPIDLSRTLILLKLDISALLGYTGAVFKQFFGTSFGLVVSFFMLTVWVILPVLRIVFKAKKKDF
- a CDS encoding ABC transporter ATP-binding protein; the protein is MVTIHNLHKKFGKNQVLSGVDLNIHEGGIFAILGPNGSGKTTLIKSVLGMVIPNKGDITVLGENIKKNSDYRHKIDYLPQIANFPSNLKVKELIKMIKDLRKPTDEDQRLIELFRLEPFLDKKLGNLSGGTKQKVNLVLTFMFNSPLIILDEPTTGLDPISLIRLKDLIKAEKAKGKTILITSHIMSFVEEISDEIVFILEGKIYFKGPISELKTKTNQPDFEHAIASILTDNHA